One part of the Nostoc sp. PCC 7120 = FACHB-418 genome encodes these proteins:
- the psb27 gene encoding photosystem II protein Psb27, translating to MLMKRYWSRLLALVLVVAIGLVGCGSPDSLTGDYRQDTLAVVNTLRQALEITEDSPDKTALQAEARQKINDFSARYQRVNSVSGLNSFTTMRTALNSLAGHYSSYPNRPVPQKLKSRLEQEFKQVESALKRGA from the coding sequence ATGCTTATGAAGCGCTATTGGTCACGTCTGCTTGCCCTTGTCCTAGTTGTAGCTATTGGTTTAGTAGGCTGTGGTAGTCCAGATAGTTTAACAGGTGATTATCGCCAAGATACTTTGGCTGTCGTCAACACGTTGAGACAAGCTCTAGAGATAACAGAAGATTCACCAGACAAAACAGCACTCCAAGCAGAGGCTCGGCAAAAAATCAATGATTTTTCTGCTCGCTATCAAAGGGTTAACTCTGTTTCTGGTCTGAACTCATTTACAACTATGCGAACAGCTCTCAACTCTCTAGCTGGACACTACAGTTCTTATCCGAATCGACCTGTACCCCAAAAGCTCAAAAGTCGTTTAGAGCAAGAGTTCAAACAGGTAGAATCAGCACTAAAACGGGGTGCTTAA
- a CDS encoding family 10 glycosylhydrolase: MSNRPLSHVKLRLLCRQLVITTFSSSLLLPYLGIEPVQAQVTEFCQISPTAAQTKEKLRLSALKGNQDARKRYQGLIKQQAQELQKCRSRTWPNVQALWLRLYPCDMKPGAIDQIMDRMVNRGYNEVYLEVFYDGRVLLPASANPTVWPSVIRTKGAEKVDLLATAIQKGRQRGLKVYGWLYTNNFGYNYALRRDREGAIARNGKGQTSLYVVDNGSQVFIDPYNEQAKRDYYRMVQEIVRRRPDGLLFDYVRYPRQAGSNSIATKVADLWLYTEATQAALFRRAQNQKGLELIRRFLSQGYVTPADINDVDRLYPQEGEPMWQGRIIAPQQKSLLTPTARQPILQMDLWLLAIAHSMQGIIDFVSLATHPAKQINIPTGVVFFPEGNQTVGQGYDSRLQPWDRFPNSLQWHPMSYATCGNVNCIVEQVQRVLSMAQPGTKIIPALAGNWGESVSNRPPLEVQMQALRPFASKLKGVSHFAYSWQYPEHDSDRKSCR, encoded by the coding sequence ATGTCTAACCGTCCCTTGAGTCATGTGAAACTAAGATTACTTTGCCGACAGCTAGTAATAACAACTTTCAGTAGTAGCCTTTTACTTCCCTATTTGGGAATAGAACCAGTCCAGGCACAGGTTACAGAGTTTTGCCAGATATCACCAACAGCAGCACAAACAAAAGAAAAGCTGCGTTTATCAGCGCTCAAAGGCAATCAAGATGCCAGAAAACGCTATCAGGGACTAATCAAACAACAAGCTCAGGAATTACAAAAATGTCGTAGTCGCACATGGCCGAACGTCCAAGCTCTATGGTTACGTTTATATCCTTGCGATATGAAACCAGGGGCTATAGATCAAATTATGGATCGGATGGTTAATCGCGGCTATAACGAAGTTTATCTAGAAGTATTCTACGATGGGCGAGTATTGTTACCCGCCTCTGCTAACCCGACAGTTTGGCCGTCTGTAATTCGCACAAAAGGCGCAGAAAAAGTTGATTTACTAGCTACAGCAATTCAAAAAGGCCGACAACGGGGTTTAAAAGTCTACGGTTGGCTATATACGAATAATTTTGGTTATAATTATGCACTGCGGCGAGATAGGGAAGGTGCGATCGCTCGCAATGGTAAAGGCCAAACTAGTCTATACGTTGTCGATAATGGGTCTCAAGTCTTCATTGACCCCTACAACGAACAAGCAAAACGCGACTACTATCGCATGGTGCAAGAAATAGTCCGCCGTCGTCCAGATGGTTTGTTATTTGACTATGTGCGTTACCCACGACAAGCAGGTAGTAATTCTATCGCTACTAAAGTTGCAGATTTGTGGTTGTATACAGAGGCTACCCAAGCCGCTTTATTTCGTCGCGCGCAGAATCAGAAGGGGTTGGAGTTAATCCGCCGCTTTTTGAGCCAAGGTTATGTCACCCCAGCAGATATCAACGATGTTGATCGACTTTATCCTCAAGAGGGTGAACCTATGTGGCAAGGTCGTATTATAGCGCCACAGCAAAAGTCATTACTGACACCCACAGCCAGACAACCAATTTTACAAATGGATTTGTGGCTATTGGCGATCGCTCATTCCATGCAGGGTATTATAGATTTTGTCTCTTTAGCTACCCACCCAGCCAAACAAATAAATATTCCTACTGGTGTGGTCTTCTTTCCTGAGGGTAATCAAACCGTAGGACAAGGTTATGATTCACGCTTGCAACCTTGGGATAGGTTCCCTAATTCCTTACAATGGCATCCCATGTCTTACGCTACCTGCGGCAATGTCAATTGTATTGTGGAGCAAGTACAGCGAGTCTTAAGCATGGCTCAACCAGGGACAAAGATTATTCCGGCGTTAGCGGGGAACTGGGGAGAATCGGTCAGTAATCGTCCTCCCCTAGAAGTACAGATGCAGGCACTACGACCATTTGCATCTAAACTCAAGGGTGTGAGCCATTTTGCTTATTCTTGGCAGTATCCAGAACATGATAGCGATCGCAAATCTTGCCGTTAG
- the ftsH3 gene encoding ATP-dependent zinc metalloprotease FtsH3 yields MNKRWRNAGLYALLFIVVIALGTAFFEKQPQSRESWRYSQFIQEVEKGRVERVSLSADRSTALVTPKYDPSKKLVTLVNDPELINTLTARGVDITVLPQTDEGFWFKALSSLFFPVLLLVGLFFLLRRAQSGPGSQAMNFGKSKARVQMEPQTQVTFGDVAGIDQAKLELNEVVDFLKNADRFTAVGAKIPKGVLLVGPPGTGKTLLARAVAGEAGVPFFSISGSEFVEMFVGVGASRVRDLFEQAKSNAPCIVFIDEIDAVGRQRGAGLGGGNDEREQTLNQLLTEMDGFEGNTGIIIIAATNRPDVLDAALLRPGRFDRQVVVDRPDYAGRSEILKVHARGKTLAKDVDLDKIARRTPGFTGADLSNLLNEAAILAARRNLTEISMDEINDAIDRVLAGPEKKDRVMSEKRKVLVAYHEAGHALVGALMPDYDPVQKISIIPRGRAGGLTWFTPSEDRMDTGLYSRAYLENQMAVALGGRIAEEIIFGEEEVTTGASNDLQQVARVARQMITRFGMSDKLGPVALGRQQGNMFLGRDIMSERDFSEETAAAIDEEVHKLVETAYTRAKEVLVNNRHILDQIAQMLVDKETVDADELQEILANNDVKTAAFA; encoded by the coding sequence GTGAATAAAAGATGGAGAAATGCGGGGCTGTACGCGCTGCTATTTATTGTTGTAATTGCGCTTGGCACAGCTTTTTTTGAAAAACAACCCCAAAGTCGGGAATCATGGCGCTATAGCCAGTTTATTCAAGAAGTTGAAAAAGGCAGAGTAGAAAGAGTTAGTTTGAGTGCAGACCGTTCTACGGCACTGGTTACACCCAAATATGACCCTAGTAAAAAACTTGTTACTTTAGTCAACGATCCAGAATTAATTAATACTCTGACTGCAAGAGGCGTTGATATTACTGTTTTGCCACAAACCGATGAAGGATTTTGGTTCAAGGCTTTAAGCAGCTTATTTTTCCCTGTATTGCTTTTGGTGGGCTTATTCTTCTTACTCCGTCGCGCTCAAAGTGGCCCTGGTAGCCAAGCCATGAACTTTGGCAAATCCAAAGCCAGAGTGCAAATGGAGCCACAAACCCAAGTTACCTTTGGTGATGTTGCGGGGATTGACCAAGCAAAATTAGAACTAAACGAAGTCGTAGACTTTCTTAAAAATGCCGATCGCTTTACTGCTGTCGGTGCGAAAATTCCTAAAGGTGTATTGTTAGTAGGGCCTCCAGGTACAGGTAAAACCCTCCTAGCCCGTGCAGTAGCCGGGGAAGCTGGCGTACCTTTCTTCTCCATCTCTGGTTCTGAGTTTGTGGAAATGTTCGTTGGTGTGGGTGCGTCCCGCGTCCGCGATTTATTTGAACAAGCTAAGTCTAATGCTCCTTGTATCGTCTTCATCGATGAAATCGACGCTGTTGGTCGTCAACGGGGTGCTGGTTTAGGTGGTGGTAACGATGAACGAGAACAAACTCTCAACCAGTTACTCACCGAAATGGATGGTTTTGAAGGTAATACCGGCATCATTATTATTGCTGCTACTAACCGTCCCGATGTACTTGATGCCGCCTTGTTGCGTCCCGGTCGTTTTGACCGTCAAGTCGTCGTTGACCGTCCCGACTACGCTGGACGTAGCGAAATTCTCAAAGTCCACGCCCGTGGTAAAACCTTGGCTAAGGATGTGGACTTGGATAAAATCGCTCGTCGTACCCCCGGATTTACAGGTGCAGATTTATCCAACCTGCTGAACGAAGCTGCTATCTTAGCCGCACGGCGCAACCTGACCGAAATTTCGATGGACGAAATCAACGACGCAATTGACCGCGTGTTGGCTGGGCCAGAGAAGAAAGACCGGGTAATGAGCGAAAAACGCAAAGTTTTGGTAGCTTATCACGAAGCTGGTCACGCTTTAGTTGGTGCATTGATGCCCGACTATGACCCAGTACAAAAAATCAGCATTATTCCTCGCGGACGTGCCGGTGGTTTGACTTGGTTCACCCCCAGCGAAGACCGCATGGATACAGGCTTGTACAGCCGTGCTTATCTGGAAAATCAGATGGCCGTAGCTTTGGGTGGTCGCATCGCTGAAGAAATCATCTTTGGTGAAGAAGAAGTAACCACAGGTGCTTCCAATGACTTACAGCAAGTAGCCCGTGTAGCGCGTCAGATGATTACCCGATTTGGCATGAGCGATAAACTCGGCCCTGTCGCCCTTGGTCGTCAGCAAGGCAATATGTTCCTCGGTCGTGACATCATGTCAGAGCGCGATTTCTCGGAAGAAACAGCAGCTGCTATTGATGAAGAAGTTCACAAATTAGTAGAAACAGCTTACACCCGTGCTAAAGAAGTGTTGGTAAATAACCGCCACATCCTCGACCAAATCGCGCAAATGCTGGTTGATAAAGAAACCGTAGATGCCGATGAGTTGCAAGAAATTTTGGCAAATAACGACGTGAAAACCGCCGCGTTTGCCTAA
- a CDS encoding aminotransferase class IV: MFWYNGKLINSQTLELDIYDPGLLYGTTIFTTLRVYGHSLDHTLTNWQAHCDRLHASIQSFAWEQPDWNRIRQGAEILLTNFPVLRITIFPDGREWIIGRYLPQNLLGIQKHGVSCTIAEPEIYRSLPSHKTGNYLSAWMAKTHAAKLDSQEAILVNTVGNWLETTTGNLWGWQNGTWWTPPLTEGILPGIGRQQLIHWLQTHQQTVQEEPWTSELVNGFEAIAYTNSVVEVIPIHTVYQPTESLQYDPYHPRLQELRKLFLA, from the coding sequence ATGTTCTGGTACAACGGTAAACTAATTAATTCCCAAACCTTGGAGTTAGATATCTATGATCCTGGGTTACTTTATGGGACAACTATTTTTACAACACTGCGAGTTTATGGCCATTCTCTCGATCATACTTTAACTAATTGGCAAGCACACTGCGATCGCCTCCACGCCTCTATCCAATCTTTTGCTTGGGAACAACCAGACTGGAATCGTATCCGCCAAGGTGCAGAAATACTTTTAACAAACTTCCCCGTTCTCAGAATCACCATCTTTCCTGATGGTAGGGAATGGATAATTGGCAGGTATTTACCCCAGAATTTATTAGGAATCCAAAAACATGGCGTATCTTGCACCATTGCTGAACCAGAAATATATCGTAGTTTGCCTTCTCATAAAACTGGTAACTATCTGAGTGCATGGATGGCTAAAACCCATGCGGCAAAGCTAGATTCACAGGAAGCAATTTTAGTGAATACCGTCGGAAATTGGCTAGAAACCACCACAGGCAACCTTTGGGGATGGCAGAATGGGACTTGGTGGACACCACCTTTAACAGAGGGAATTTTACCGGGGATTGGACGACAGCAGCTAATTCACTGGCTACAAACTCATCAACAAACGGTGCAGGAGGAACCTTGGACATCAGAGCTAGTCAACGGTTTTGAAGCGATCGCCTACACTAATAGTGTGGTGGAAGTTATTCCCATACATACCGTTTACCAACCCACAGAATCGTTACAATATGATCCCTACCATCCACGTTTGCAGGAACTCAGAAAACTATTCTTAGCATGA